The nucleotide window CTGTCAAGGTAGTGCTCTAAACCAACTGAGCTAATTGCCCAATAATATCTTCCAAAATTAGTAATTATAAAAAATAAGAAAAATAAATTTTAATAGCAATCTATTAACAGGATGAAAATTAATTGAAGCAAAAACGTCTCCGTACATCTTAACAACATATCTGTTCAGTTCAAACACAATAACGACAACTACCACTGTAAATACTGAGGGATGACGACAAATAAAAGAATCTTGGAGATTAACATCTGGAATAATGTTCGTTAAATACGGCACACAAAAGCCTAGTAAAGGAACTATTATCAACCTAACCCAATAGTCATTGTGTAAATCTAAAACACGATAATTCATAAAACAACAAACGAATTTAGCAGCTATCAAAAACACATAAATAATAGAAAAGAATTGGTCATCGAACAAAAACTTCTATTCATCCGGTTATAATAGCGTTTCATCAAAGAAATCGCTCGAATTAATACAAAAAAAATAAGAAAACACTAATTTGAATAATTACAGATTATATCGAAATAAATTTATTAAAATTTGAATAAAATACAATGAAATGGAGCTCGAATTTCTTAAATTTGCACATATTATTAAACTATGACAAAAAAGAAAGCTGTTCTTCTAGTAAACCTTGGAACTCCTGACAGCCCAAAAACTAGTGATGTAAGAAGTTACCTGTTTCAGTTTTTAAATGATAAAAGAGTAATAGACATCCCATGGCTTCTGAGAAAGATACTAGTAAATGGCATTATTGTTCCTTTTAGAGCGCCAAAATCTGCTAAAGTATACAAAGAACTATGGACTGAAAGAGGTTCTCCTATTGTTTATCACACGGATGATTTAACGAATAAACTCAAAGAAGAGCTAGGCGAAGAATATCATGTAGAATATGCCATGCGTTATAAAAACCCTTCACTCCGAAAAACATTGGAAAGTTGGGAGAATAAAAACTTTGAGCAAATTATTATACTACCCCTATTTCCCCATTATGCCTCTGCAACCAATGGTTCTGTTATTGAAGAAGCCATGGATGTAATAAGAAAATGGTGGGTTATTCCTGAACTAAGTTTTGTTACCCAATTTTACGACCATGAATTTTATTTAAAAGGGTTTGAAGAACAAGGTAACAAGCACAACTTTAAAGAATACGATCACATCTTATTTAGCTTTCATGGTCTTCCCGAACGGCATGTTGATAAAGTGTATGACGAGGGCTTATGTCAAGATAACGATTGTGAACAAGGCGTTACTGAAGCCAATCAATTTTGTTACAAAGCTACCTGCTACGAAACAGCTATTCAATTAGCCAAACGATTCAAGCTTAAAAAAGAGGATTACAGTGTAGGCTTTCAGTCAAGACTAGGAAGAGGATGGATTGAACCTTTTTCAGACAAAATTATTGAAGACTTAGGAAAAAATGGTG belongs to Flavobacteriales bacterium and includes:
- the hemH gene encoding ferrochelatase encodes the protein MTKKKAVLLVNLGTPDSPKTSDVRSYLFQFLNDKRVIDIPWLLRKILVNGIIVPFRAPKSAKVYKELWTERGSPIVYHTDDLTNKLKEELGEEYHVEYAMRYKNPSLRKTLESWENKNFEQIIILPLFPHYASATNGSVIEEAMDVIRKWWVIPELSFVTQFYDHEFYLKGFEEQGNKHNFKEYDHILFSFHGLPERHVDKVYDEGLCQDNDCEQGVTEANQFCYKATCYETAIQLAKRFKLKKEDYSVGFQSRLGRGWIEPFSDKIIEDLGKNGAKKILVFSPAFVADCLETTIEIGDEYQELFEEFGGEKVQLVESLNSSDSFVQGLKEMIVKRSI